Part of the Leifsonia soli genome is shown below.
TCCACCACCGTCTCCGCGCCCGTCTCTCCCGCGCGGAAGGCGGCCAGCGCACCGAGCAGCGCGGCTGGAGCGGAGCCGTCGTCCTCGCCGAACGGATTGTCGTCGAACTCGCGCCCCTGCCACGGCTGACCGGCCGAGTCGGCGAGGGAGGCGGCGAACCCGGCCAGCCGGGCGGCGCCCTCCTCGCTGGGGCGCGCGAGAGGGGTGCTCACACCGGGCGCGGCGCGGCCGGCGCCGTCGCCCCGGGCAACGTCGCCCCGGGCACCGTCGCCCCGGGCACCGTCGCCGCCGTGCGGTTCGGCGTCGTCAGCGTCCCGCGACATCCAGCGCCTCGGGCAGCGTGAACGCGCCGGCGTACAGCGCCTTGCCGACGATGGCGCCTTCGAGCCCCAGCGGCACCAGCTCGCGCAAAGCGGCGATGTCGTCGAGGTCGGAGATGCCGCCGGAGGCGACGACCGGACGCTCGGTGCGGTCGAGCACCTGGCGCAGCAGCTCCAGGTTCGGGCCGCGCAGCGTTCCGTCCTTGGTGACGTCGGTGACCACGTAGCGTGCGCAGCCCGCGTCCTCCAGGCGGTCGAGCACCTCCCAGAGGTCGCCGCCCTCGCGCGTCCAGCCGCGCGCTGCGAGGGTCGTCCCCCGCACATCCAGCCCGACGGCGATCGCCTCGCCGTATCGGCCGATCGCGCTGGCGGCCCACTCCGGGTTCTCCAGCGCGGCGGTGCCGAGGTTGACGCGGGTCGCCCCCGCCTCCAAGGCGTGCTCCAGGGAGGCGTCGTCGCGGATGCCGCCGGAGAGCTCGATGCTCACGCCGTCGACCTCGCGGATGACCTTCTTCAGCAGAGAGCGGTTCTCCCCACGGCCGAACGCGGCGTCCAGGTCGACCAGGTGGATCCACTCGGCGCCCGCCGCCTTCCACTCGGCCGCGGCTTCCACCGGGTCGCCGTAGCTGGTCTCGCTGCCGGCCTCGCCCTGGGTGAGGCGAACCGCCTTGCCGTCCGCCACATCCACCGCGGGGAGGAGGACGAGCCGGGGCGTGCTGATGAAGTCGGTCATGTGTTCCCTCGTGTCGGTCCGCGGCGGCGGACGGGTGGAGCCGGAGTCGGCGAGGTCGGGACGGCTAGAGCGCGTCGACCCAGTTGCGGAGGAGCTGGATGCCGGCGCGGCCCGACTTCTCCGGGTGGAACTGCGTCGCACTCAGGGGGCCGTTCTCGACCGCGGCGACGAACGGCGAGCCGTGGTCGGCCCAGGTCACCTTCGGCTGGGCGAACGGTCCGGACGCCTCCAGCGTCCAGTCCTGGGCGGCATACGAGTGGACGAAGTAGAAGCGCTCATCGCGCAGCCCGGCGAAGAGCGTTGAGTCCTCGGGCGCGCGGACCGTGTTCCAGCCCATGTGCGGAACGACGTCGGCGCGGATCAGGTCGACCGTCCCCGGCCACTCCCCCAGCCCCTCGGTCTCCACCCCGTTCTCGACGCCGCGCTCGAACATGACCTGCATGCCGACGCAGATGCCGAGCACCGGCCGTCCGCCCGCGAGGCGTCGGTCGACGACCTCGTCGCCGTGGGACGCGCGCAGCGCCTCGGCCACGGCGGTGAACGCTCCGACCCCCGGCACCAGCAGGCCGTCCGCCTCGAGCGCGCGCGTGCGGTCGCCCGTCAGCTCGACGTCGGCCCCCGCCGCTTCCAGCGCTTTGACGGCCGAGTGGACGTTGCCCGTGCCGTAGTCGAAGACGACGACCCGAGGCGTGCTGCCCGGAGTGCGCGCCACGGTCACAGCGCACCCTTGGTGGACGGGATGCCGCTGATCAACGGGTCCAGCGCCTTCGCCTGCCGGAACGCGCGGGCGAAGGCTTTGAACTCGGCCTCGGCGATGTGGTGCGGGTCGCGGCCGCCGACGACGGTGATGTGCGTCGTGATGCGGGCGTTGAAAGAGATCGCCTCGAAGACGTGACGGACCATCGAGCCGGTGAAGTGGCCGCCGATCAGGTGCAGCTCGAAGCCGGCGGGCTCCCCGGTGTGCACGAGATAGGGGCGGCCCGAGATGTCCACGACCGCCTGCACCAGGGCCTCGTCGAGCGGAACGAGGGCGTCGCCGTACCGCGAGATGCCCGACTTGTCGCCGAGCGCCTCCCGGATCGCCTGGCCCAGGACGATGCCGATGTCCTCCACCGTGTGGTGGACGTCGATGTCGGTGTCGCCGGTCGCGCGGATGCGCAGATCGGTGAGCGAGTGCTTGGCGAACGCGGTCAGCAGGTGGTCGTAGAAGGGAACGCTCGTCCGGATGTCGGAGGTGCCGGTGCCGTCGAGGTCGAGGCTCAGCTCGATGCTGGACTCGCTCGTCTCCCGCGTGGCAGTGGCGGCGCGATTCGTCATGCGTCCGAGTCTACCGGGGCGTTCCGGACCCTGTCCGGGGCGTCGTCGGCGACCGCGTCGTCCTGCGCGGGCCGGCCGAGGGCGGCCAGAGCCTCCAGGAAGGCGGTCGTCTCGGCCTCCGTTCCCGCGGTGACGCGCAGGTGGTGCGGGATGCCGACATCCCGGATCAGGATGCCGCGCTCGGCGAGGGCCTCGAATGTCGCGTGCGGGTCGTCCACCCCGCCGAAGAGCACGAAGTTGCTGCCGCTCCTGTGCGGCGTGTAGCCCAGCCGGGCGAGCTCCGTCACCAGCCGGTCGCGCTGATGCCGGATGTCTCCGACCGTGGCCAGCATCTCGTCGGAGTGCGCCACGGCGCCGAGGGCGGCGGCCTGGGTCAGGGCCGACAGGTGGTACGGAAGCCGAACGAGCCGGAGGGCGTCGATGACGGCGGGGTCGGCGGCGAGGTAGCCGACCCGCGCGCCCGCGAAGGCGAACGCCTTGCTCATGGTCCGCGAGACGAGGAGGCGCGGACGACCAGGCAGCAGCGTCAGGGCGGACGGCACGCCGTCCGGCATGAACTCGGCGTACGCCTCGTCGACGACGACGATCCCCGGGGTGGCGTCGTAGACGGCCTCGATGGTCTCCAGCCCGAGGGGCGTACCGGTCGGGTTGTTCGGCGAGCAGAGGATCACGATGTCCGGGTCGTGCTCGCGCAGCTCGGCGACGGCCGTCTCCGGGCTCAGCTCGTAATCGGCGTCGCGCGCGCCGGCGACATAGGCGGTGCCCGTTCCGGAGGCGAGCAGCGGGTACATCGAGTAGGTGGGCGCGTAGCCGAGCAGCGTCCGCCCCGGGCCGCCGAAGGCCTGCAGGATGTGCTGCAGCACCTCGTTGGAGCCGTTCGCCGCCCAGATGTTCTCCGCCGTCAGGTCGTGGCCGAGGTAGCGGGCGAACGCCGTGCGCAGCTCGGTGAACTCGCGGTCGGGGTAGCGGTTCACTCCGCCGACCGCAGCGGCGACGCGGGCGACGATGTCGGCGGCGACGTCCTCCGGCACCGGATGCGTGTTCTCGTTCACGTTGAGCGCGACGGGCACCGGACGCTGCGGAGCGCCGTACGGCGAACGACCGCGCAGGTCGTCGCGGATCGGCAGCTTGGAGAGAGAAGTCACCCTTCAATCGTAGTCAGCGCCCGGGCGCCGCCTCGCCGGATGACGCCCTGCGACGGAGCACGACGTCCGGCCGCAACGAGAGGGCCAGATCGGCTCGGGCGCGAAAGCGCTGTGCACCACCGCCTGCCCCGGCGCCTATCGCGCCACAGCTGCGCGCACCGTGGCCCTAGTGCGCGTACTTGGCCGGGACGGCGAGCTGCTGGCCGGGCGAGACGACGGCGGAGTCGAGACCGTTGAGGGAGACGATGTCGGCGATCACGTCGCGCGGGTCGGCGTTCGGTGCGACGCGCTCCGCGACGGACCAGAGGGAGTCGCCGGACTCCACGGTGACGTACTGGAAGCTGACATGGGTCTGCTCGCCGGTGGCGACGGCGCCGCCGCCGTTGAGGGCGAAGACGAGAGCGCCGATCACGAGCGGCAGTGCGACGAGGGCGGACAGCACAGCGCGACCGCGACGCGTGAGCCGCAGGCGGACCCGTGCTCCCTCGGGCAGTGGCGGGACCGCACGAAGGGTGGGAACCGACTCGCTGATCAGTACTGCACTCATTGTCGTGACCTCCTCAGACTCGCGGGTGCGAAGCTGTGTTCCGAATGTATCTTCGAATGTCCGAATCCGCAAGATGGTCTCAGAGCGGGAATTCGGGGACGAAGTTCGCGACACACTCGAACACATGTTTGTCTTCCCTTCCCGACGCGGATACAGTTTCGACTGTCTGAGGACATCAGATCAGGTACCACCGACATTCCTGCCGGGAGCATCCCCGCAGGACCGCCGACGCCAGGAGAGGACGCCCGTGTCGAACGAGAACCAGGCACGCGGAGGCACCCGTCGCCGCAAGAACCTGAGCGACAAGCAGCTGGCGATCCTCGATGTGATCCAGCGCTCGGTGAGCCAGCGCGGCTATCCGCCGAGCATGCGCGAGATCGGAGACGCCGTCGGCCTCTCCTCCCTGTCGTCCGTCACCCACCAGCTGAACCAGCTCGAGCTGAGCGGCTACCTGCGGCGCGACCCCAACCGGCCGCGCGCGCTCGAGATCCTCATCGACCTGCCCTCGTCGTCCCACGCCGCTCCGGACTACGAGAACCAGACGCCGGTGGGCGACGCCGCCATGGTCCCTCTGGTCGGCCGCATCGCCGCCGGCATCCCGATCACGGCGGAGCAGCAGGTGGACGAGGTCTTCCCGCTCCCCCGCCAACTCGTCGGCAACGGCGAACTGTTCATGCTGAAGGTCGTCGGCGAGTCGATGATCGACGCGGCGATCTGCGACGGCGACTGGGTCGTCATCCGCGCCCAGAACACGGCCGAGAACGGCGACATCGTCGCGGCCATGCTCGACGAGGAGGCGACCGTCAAGGTCTTCCGCCAGCGCGACGGACACACCTGGCTGCTGCCGCGCAACTCGAACTTCGAGCCCATCCTCGGCGACTACGCGCAGGTGCTCGGCAAGGTCGTGGCGGTCCTCCGCGCCGTCTGAGCAGCATCCCTCCCGCCGAGTGGCGACAAGACGTCACCGTTCGGCCGGAATTCCGGCGACGACTCACGACTCGGCGGGCGGCTACGCCCAGCCGAGCTCGCGCAGCCGCTCGTCGGAGAGGCCGAAGTAGTGCCCGATCTCGTGCACCAGCGTGAGCCGCACGCGTGCCCGCAGGTCGTCCTCCGAGGCCGCCGACGCCTCCAGGTTGTTGCGGAACAGCGTGATCCGGTCCGGCAGCTCGCCGAAGCCGTACACCGAGCGCCGGGTCAGCGGCCTCCCGCTGTACAGCCCGAACAGGCGTGGCCGCGCTCCGTCCGGCTGATCCTCGATGAGGATGGCGACGTTCTCCAGCGGCCGCACCATGTCGTCGGGCAGCGCGTCGAAGATGTCGCCGACCATCCGCTCGAACTCCTCGTCGGGGATGCGCACCATGCGCCCATCCTCACACGCGCGGCGGCCGGGACGCCGACGGTCCCGGTACGCCGTGAGCGTACCGGGACCGGAGGTCGCCGGCGGGACCGGGATCAGGCGCTGACGGCCGCCCGCTCGCGCACCCCCCGCGTCGCCTCGATGATGTTGCGGAGCGAGGCGACGGTCTCGTCGTACCCGCGGGTCTTGAGTCCGCAGTCGGGGTTCACCCAGAGCTGGCGGCCGGGGATGGCCTGCAGCGCCGTCTCCAGCAGCTCGGTCACCTCGGCGACCGACGGCACCCGCGGCGAGTGGATGTCGTAGACGCCCGGCCCGATGCCGTGCTCGAACCCGGAGCGCTGGATGTCGTGGACGACCTCCATGCGGCTGCGGGCCGCCTCGATGCTCGTCACGTCCGCATCCAGGTTCCGGATGGCGTCGATCACCACGCCGAACTCCGAGTAGCAGAGGTGGGTGTGGATCTGGGTTCCGTTCGCGACGCCCGACGTGGCGAGGCGGAACGATCCGACCGACCAGTCGAGGTACTCCCCCTGCGCAGCCTTCTTGAGCGGCAGGAGCTCGCGCAGCGCGGGCTCGTCGACCTGGACGACACGGATGCCGGCCTCCTCCAGGTCCGCGATCTCGTCGCGCAGGGCGAGCGCGACCTGGCGCGCGGTCTCTCCGAGCGGCTGGTCGTCGCGCACGAACGACCACGCCAGGATGGTGACCGGCCCGGTCAGCATCCCCTTCACCGGCTTCTCGGTCAGGCTCTGCGTGTACGCCGACCACTCGACCGTGATGGGCGCCGGGCGCCAGACGTCGCCCCAGAGGATCGACGGGCGGGTACAGCGCGATCCGTAGGACTGCACCCAGCCGTTGCGGGTGACCGCGAAGCCCTCCAGGTTCTCGGCGAAGTACTGCACCATGTCGTTGCGCTCCGGCTCGCCGTGCACGATCACGTCGATCCCGATCTCCTCCTGGAGATCGACGACGCGCTTGATCTCGTCGCGCATCCGGCCCAGGTACTCGGCCTCGGTGATGAGCCCCTTCGCCAGCTGCGCCCGCGACCGGCGGATGTCCGCGGTCTGCGGGAACGATCCGATGGTCGTCGTGGGGAGGAACGGCAGGCTCAGCGCAGCATCCTGCGCCGCCAGCCGGTCCGCGTACGCCCCGCGACGGAAGTCGGCCTCCGTCAGCGCCGCCTCGCGCTCGCGCACGGCCGGGACGCGCACGCCCGGCGCGGACGCGCGGTCGGCGAGCGCGGCGGTCGCGGCGGTCAGCTCCTCCTGGATGGACTCGTGGCCGTCCACGATGCCGCGCGCGAGCACGGCCACCTGGGCGACCTTCTGGTCGGCGAAGGCGAGCCACGACGTCAGGCGCTCGTCCAGCTCCGGCTCGTCGTCCACGTCGTGGGGGACGTGGAGCAGCGACGTCGACGTGGACACGGTGACGTCGGGGCTCAGCGACAGCAGCTCGGTGAGCTTCCCGAACGCGGCCTCCAGGTCGCCGCGCCAGATGTTGTGCCCGTCCACCACGCCGCCGACGAGGGTCTTGGCGGCCAGCGCGGACGCCGTCGCCGCGTCGAGCCCGGACGGGATCGATCCGCGCACGAGGTCGAGGGAGATCGCCTCGACGGGCGTGGCGGCCAGCGCGGGCAGGGCGTCGTCCAGGCTGCCGTAGGGCGCTGCGACGAAGAGCGCGGGCCGGTCGGCCGCGGCCCCGAGCACGTCGTACGCCTCCCGCGCGGCGGCGACCACAGCATCCCGGGGCTCGTCGATGCTCTCGCTGACGAGGGCGGGCTCGTCGAGCTGCACCCAGGGCGCGCCTGCCGCCGACAGCCGCGACAGGAGCTCGGTGTAGACGGGCAGGAGGTCGGCCAGCCGCGAGAGCGGGCGGAAGCCCTCCGGCGCGTCGTCCGCCGCCTTGCTCAGCAGCAGGAACGTCACGGGGCCGACGATGACCGGGCGCGTGACGAAGCCGGCCGCCCGGGCCTCCTCGAACTCGCGGACGATGCGGTCGGAGGCGAGCCGGAACGGCGTCTCCTGGCCGATCTCCGGCACCAGGTAGTGGTAGTTGGAGTCGAACCACTTGGTCATCTCCAGCGGCGGGTTCTCGCCCTCGCCACGCGCGATCGTGAAGTAGCCCGCGAGATCGACGGAGCCGTCGGCCCCGGCCAGGCCGGCGAACCGCGACGGCAGCGCGCCGACGGTGACCGCCGCATCCAGCACCTGGTCGTAGAAGCTGAAGCTCTCGGGGATGGACGCGTCCGTGGGGCCGAGCCCGAGTGAGGCGAGGCGCTCCCGCGTCGCAGCGCGGAGGTCGGCGGCGGTCGCCTCCAGCTCGTCGGCGTCGATGGCGCCGGCCCAGAACGCCTCGACGGCCTTCTTGAGCTCGCGTCGGCGGCCGATCCGCGGGTAGCCGAGGATGGTGCCCGCCGGGAATGCGGGGCGGGCCGGAGCGGCGGAGGTGGTGTCGGTCATGCTGGTTCCTTCTCGGTGGCCGGGTTCGCCGGGGTGGTGGATGCGATGCCGCTGGTCGCCGGGAGGGCGCCGATGCGGTCCAGCACGGACAGGACGGCCTCGTGCTGGTTGAACGTGTACAGGTGGAGTCCGGGGGCGCCGCCGGCGATCAGCCGCTCGCCGAGCCGTGCCGCCCACGCGATGCCGATCTCGCGGCGGCCCTCGTCGGTCGGCTCGACCTCGAGCTCGATGGCGAGGTCGCTGGGCAGGTCCTCGCCGCTGAGCTCCAGCATCCGCTTCAGCCGCGCGGGGCTGGTCACGGGCATGATGCCCGGCAGGATCGGGAACGTCACGCCGGCCTCGGCCGCGCGCTGCGCGAAGTGGAAATAGTCCTCCGCGTGGAAGAACAGCTGAGTGATCCCGAGGTTCGCCCCGGCCGCCTGCTTGGCGAGGAGGGCGTCGATGTCCTGCGAGACGGAATGCGACGATGGATGCCCGTTCGGGAAGGCGGCGACGGCGATCTGCACGTGCTCCCTGTGCTCCAGAACGGCCTGCGCGGGCAGTCCGGGAACGGCCAGCTCGCCGTAGGGGGCGCGCTCCGCCTGGACGCGGTGGATGAGCTGCACCAGCTCGGCGGTCGTGCGGATGTCGCCGATCCCGTCCTCCCCCTCGGCCAGACCCTCCGGCGGATCGCCGCGCACCGCGAGGAACCGGCGGACCCCCGCGTCGAGGAACTCTCGGATCAACCGATGAGCCTCCTCGTGCGACGATCCGACACACGTGAGGTGGGCCATCGCACTGACGTCGGTGTGCTCCAGGATGTACCGCAGCACGTCCAGCGACGCCGTGCGCGACGACCCGCCCGCCCCATACGTCACGGAGATGAAATCCGGACGTGCGGCGGCCAGGCGGTCGATCGTCCCCGGGAGCGCCGCCGCGGCGCGGTCGGTGCGCGGCGGGTACAGCTCGAAGGAGAACCGGGCCTCGGTACAGCTCATGGGTTCCTCGGATGGTCGGACAGCGGCACAAGGGCGTCCCGCCCGCGGGCATCGCGGGGAGGGATTCACTCGGGCGGGTGCCGGGCTCGGCTGTCGCACCACGTCAGCGGTCGCCCGCTTCGGTTGTCAGGCAATCTAGCAACGCAGAAGGCCGGGCGGAACCTCCCGTGTCATCGAGCGACACAGAAGTTCCGCCCGGCCTCCGGGCTGCGGCTCCGCGCTACGAGGTCGCGGCCACCTCGAACGGCTCGAACGCCGCGTGGTACTCGGGCATGATCCGCGCGGTCACGCGGGTGCCCTCCTCCACGTACTCGGTCGAGATCACGCGACCCCGCTCGTGCAGCGCCGAGATCAGGTCGCCCCGGTCGTACGGCACCACCAGCTCCACCTCCAGGGAGGGATCGGGCAGCAGCCGCGCGATGGCGGCCAGGACCTCGTCGATCCCTTCGCCGGTGCGGGCCGACGCGAAGATCGCGCCGGGCTCGAGTCCGCGCAGGACGAGGCGGTCGTCCGCCGAGATCAGGTCGGCCTTGTTGAAGACCACGATCTCCGGGATGTCGCGCGCACCCACCTCGCCGATCACGTCGCGCACCGTCGCCAGCTGCGAGGCCGGGTCCGGGTGCGAGCCGTCGACCACGTGCAGGATGACGTCCGAGTCGGCGACCTCCTCCAGCGTCGAGCGGAACGCCTCGACCAGCTGATGCGGCAGGTTGCGCACGAAGCCGACGGTGTCGGCGAGCGTGTACAGCCGGCCGTCGGCGGTCACCGAGCGGCGGACCGTCGCATCCAGCGTGGCGAACAGCGCGTTCTCGACCAGCACGCCGGCCTTGGTCACGCGGTTCAGCAGGCTCGACTTGCCCGCGTTGGTGTACCCGGCGATCGCCACCGACGGCACCGAGTTGCGGTTGCGGTTGGCGCGCTTCGCCTCGCGGGCGGGCTTGAAGCCGGCGATCTGCTTGCGCAGCCGCGCCATGCGCGTGTGGATGCGGCGACGATCCAGTTCGATCTTCGTCTCACCCGGTCCACGCGAGCCCATGCCTGCGCCCGCTCCACCCACCTGGCCACCGGCCTGGCGGGACATCGACTCGCCCCAGCCGCGGAGGCGCGGGAGCAGGTACTCGAGCTGTGCGAGCTCGACCTGCGCCTTGCCCTCGCGGCTCTTGGCGTGCTGGCTGAAGATGTCGAGGATCACCGCGGTGCGGTCGATCACCTTCACCTTCACGACGTCCTCCAGCGCACGGCGCTGGCTGGGTGCGAGCTCGGTGTCGGCGATGACCGTATCGGCGCCGAGCGCCGCGACGACGCCGGCCAGCTCCTCGGCCTTGCCGCGGCCGAGGTAGGTGCTGGGGTCGGGATGCGGCCTCCGCTGCAGCAGACCGTCGAGCACCGCGGCCCCTGCGGTCTCCGCCAGTGCCGCGAGCTCGCGCATCGAGTTCTCGGCGTCCTGCAGGGAGCCCTGCGAGTACACGCCGATCAGCACGACGTTCTCGAGTCGCAGCTGCCGGTACTCGACCTCGGTGACGTCCTGCAGCTCGGTGGAGAGCCCGGACACACGGCGGAGCGCCGCACGCTCCTCGCGGTCGAACTGCTCGCCGTCGTGCAGTCCGCCGTCGACGGCGTCGGCCTGCAGCGCCTGCGCCCGCGAGGACGCATCCGAGCCGAACAGCGTCACCGACGCGCGATTGTCCTGCGTGGCGAGCACGCGCGCGACCACGTCGTCAGCGTCGTGGTCGCGGATGTCGGTCTTATCAGTCATTCAGTTCCCCGATCCGGGTTAACCCTAGTTTGTTCGTGTCCTGTACGGTCTGCTTATGGCCAGCGGAGATCACTACTTTTCCCCGGCGCCCGAGAGCGAGCTGAACCTGCGGCCGTTCACCGTTCAGCTCGCCGGCCAGACGTACGAGCTGGTGACGGCGAACGGGATCTTCAGCCCCGAGCGCATCGACATGGGTACGCGAGTGCTGCTGGACCATGTCCCCGCAGCGCCGCCCGGCGGTCAGTTCCTCGACCTCGGCTGCGGCTGGGGGCCGCTGGCTCTCACACTTGCTCTCGAATCCCCTCATGCGACGGTCTGGGCCGTCGACGTCAACACCCGAGCATTGGACCTGGTGCGCAGGAATGCGCAGAAGCTCGGTCTCACCAATGTAAACCCGGTGACGCCGGATAATGTTCCCGATGACGTGCGTTTTACGACGATCTGGTCGAATCCGCCGATCCGCGTCGGCAAGAACGAGCTGCACAACATCCTGGAGCGCTGGCTCCCCCGCCTGGAGCCGGGATCGGACGCGTGGCTCGTCGTGCAGCGCAATCTGGGCAGCGACTCCCTGCAGCGCTGGATCCAGGCGACCTTCCCGGAGCTGACCACGACGCGCGCCGCGACCTCCAAGGGCTACCGCGTCCTCCGCGCCCGCTCGCACGCCGACGCCTGACCCCAACCGACAGCTCCTGAGTTTTTCGCCCTTCCGACCGCGAAACGGGCGAAAAACTCAGGAGCTGTTGGATCGGGATGACGGTGGGGGGTCAGGCGAGGTCGAGGGTGCCGGTGAAGACGAGGGCGGCGGGACCGGAGAGGCCGACGTGCTCGCCGTCCTCCGTGGCGAACATGCGGACGCCGACCGTGCCGCCCGGCACCTCCACGCGCCACTGGTTCGGCGCGCCGTCGCCTGCCCAATACCGGACCGCGAGCGCCGCTGCCGCCGCGCCCGTGCCGCAGGACAGCGTCTCGCCGCTGCCGCGCTCGTGCACGCGCATCCGGATGCGGCCGACGCCATCGACGACGAGCGGCTCGTGGGGCACCACGAACTCGACGTTCGCTCCGTGCTCGGGCGACGGCTCGATGTGCGGGATGTAGGAGAGATCGGCCGCGTCGAGCTCGGAGTCGTCGGCGACCGCGACCACAACGTGCGGGTTGCCCATGTCGATGCCGAGCCCGGGCCGCGCGACCGCGAGCTCCTTCGCGCGGACGAGCGGCTCGCCGCCGTCGAGTCGCCAGCGGCCCAGGTCGACCTGGAAGCCGTTGGTGCTGCGCTGCACGTCGCGCACGCCGGAGCGCGTGCCGATGGCGATCGTCCCGCCCTCCGGGAGCTCGGCGAGGCCGCTCTCGAGCAGGTAGCGGACGTACACGCGGATGCCGTTTCCGCACATCTCCGCCGGCGACCCGTCGGCATTGTAGTAGTCCATGAACCAGGTGGCGCCGTCGTCCTCCGCCAGCGCCGCCTCGCCCTCGGGGAGATGGGCGGAGCGGACAGCGCGGATCACGCCGTCGGCGCCGACACCGAAGTGGCGGTCGCAGATCTCGGCGATCTGGGTCGCGGTGAGCGGCTGGCGCCCCTCCGGGTCGGAGTAGAGCACGAAGTCGTTCCCGGTGCCCTGACCCTTGGTGAAGTGGATGGTCGCCATGGCCTCCAGCCTAGCGACCTGCCGGGGTGGTCTCGCCTCGGCGGCCGGTGCCCGCGTCGACCAGCGCGAGGGCGGCATCCACCAGGTCGGGCGCGTCGTAGTCGAGCCAGTGGATGCCGGGGTAGCGCTTGAACCAGCTGACCTGGCGGCGCGCGTAGCGGCGGGTCAGCTGCTGGGTCTGGGCGATCGCGTCCGCGCGGGACAGCTCGCCGCGCAGCTCGGCGAGGGCCTGCGCGTAGCCGATCGCGCGGCGGGCGGTGATGCCGCGGTCGATGCCCTGCGGGATCAGGGCGGTCACCTCGGCGAGCAGGCCGTCCGCCCACATCCGGTCGACGCGCGCGTCCAGGCGGGCGACGAGCTCCTCGCGCGGCGCGGTGAGCCCGATGACCACGCTCGGTTCGTGCCAGAGGGCCGGCTCGTCGGGCAGCGCGCCGGTGACGGAGGTGCCGGTCAGCTCGGCGACCTCGAGGGCACGGACGATGCGGCGGCCGTTCCGCGATCCGATCCGTCGCGCGGCCTCCGGGTCGCGCTCGGCCAGTCGCTGGAACAGCATCCCCGGTCCGTGCTCGGCGAGCTCGGCTTCGAGGCGGGCGCGCAGGTCGGGATCGGTTCCGGGGAAGCGCAGGTCGAAGAGCACGCTCGACACGTACAGGCCGGAGCCGCCGACGAGGATCGGCACGCTGCCGCGACCGGCGATCTGCCGGATCCGCTCGCGCG
Proteins encoded:
- the priA gene encoding bifunctional 1-(5-phosphoribosyl)-5-((5-phosphoribosylamino)methylideneamino)imidazole-4-carboxamide isomerase/phosphoribosylanthranilate isomerase PriA, translated to MTDFISTPRLVLLPAVDVADGKAVRLTQGEAGSETSYGDPVEAAAEWKAAGAEWIHLVDLDAAFGRGENRSLLKKVIREVDGVSIELSGGIRDDASLEHALEAGATRVNLGTAALENPEWAASAIGRYGEAIAVGLDVRGTTLAARGWTREGGDLWEVLDRLEDAGCARYVVTDVTKDGTLRGPNLELLRQVLDRTERPVVASGGISDLDDIAALRELVPLGLEGAIVGKALYAGAFTLPEALDVAGR
- the hisH gene encoding imidazole glycerol phosphate synthase subunit HisH → MTVARTPGSTPRVVVFDYGTGNVHSAVKALEAAGADVELTGDRTRALEADGLLVPGVGAFTAVAEALRASHGDEVVDRRLAGGRPVLGICVGMQVMFERGVENGVETEGLGEWPGTVDLIRADVVPHMGWNTVRAPEDSTLFAGLRDERFYFVHSYAAQDWTLEASGPFAQPKVTWADHGSPFVAAVENGPLSATQFHPEKSGRAGIQLLRNWVDAL
- the hisB gene encoding imidazoleglycerol-phosphate dehydratase HisB produces the protein MTNRAATATRETSESSIELSLDLDGTGTSDIRTSVPFYDHLLTAFAKHSLTDLRIRATGDTDIDVHHTVEDIGIVLGQAIREALGDKSGISRYGDALVPLDEALVQAVVDISGRPYLVHTGEPAGFELHLIGGHFTGSMVRHVFEAISFNARITTHITVVGGRDPHHIAEAEFKAFARAFRQAKALDPLISGIPSTKGAL
- a CDS encoding histidinol-phosphate transaminase; translated protein: MTSLSKLPIRDDLRGRSPYGAPQRPVPVALNVNENTHPVPEDVAADIVARVAAAVGGVNRYPDREFTELRTAFARYLGHDLTAENIWAANGSNEVLQHILQAFGGPGRTLLGYAPTYSMYPLLASGTGTAYVAGARDADYELSPETAVAELREHDPDIVILCSPNNPTGTPLGLETIEAVYDATPGIVVVDEAYAEFMPDGVPSALTLLPGRPRLLVSRTMSKAFAFAGARVGYLAADPAVIDALRLVRLPYHLSALTQAAALGAVAHSDEMLATVGDIRHQRDRLVTELARLGYTPHRSGSNFVLFGGVDDPHATFEALAERGILIRDVGIPHHLRVTAGTEAETTAFLEALAALGRPAQDDAVADDAPDRVRNAPVDSDA
- a CDS encoding LysM peptidoglycan-binding domain-containing protein yields the protein MSAVLISESVPTLRAVPPLPEGARVRLRLTRRGRAVLSALVALPLVIGALVFALNGGGAVATGEQTHVSFQYVTVESGDSLWSVAERVAPNADPRDVIADIVSLNGLDSAVVSPGQQLAVPAKYAH
- the lexA gene encoding transcriptional repressor LexA: MSNENQARGGTRRRKNLSDKQLAILDVIQRSVSQRGYPPSMREIGDAVGLSSLSSVTHQLNQLELSGYLRRDPNRPRALEILIDLPSSSHAAPDYENQTPVGDAAMVPLVGRIAAGIPITAEQQVDEVFPLPRQLVGNGELFMLKVVGESMIDAAICDGDWVVIRAQNTAENGDIVAAMLDEEATVKVFRQRDGHTWLLPRNSNFEPILGDYAQVLGKVVAVLRAV
- a CDS encoding metallopeptidase family protein; the encoded protein is MVRIPDEEFERMVGDIFDALPDDMVRPLENVAILIEDQPDGARPRLFGLYSGRPLTRRSVYGFGELPDRITLFRNNLEASAASEDDLRARVRLTLVHEIGHYFGLSDERLRELGWA
- the metE gene encoding 5-methyltetrahydropteroyltriglutamate--homocysteine S-methyltransferase — protein: MTDTTSAAPARPAFPAGTILGYPRIGRRRELKKAVEAFWAGAIDADELEATAADLRAATRERLASLGLGPTDASIPESFSFYDQVLDAAVTVGALPSRFAGLAGADGSVDLAGYFTIARGEGENPPLEMTKWFDSNYHYLVPEIGQETPFRLASDRIVREFEEARAAGFVTRPVIVGPVTFLLLSKAADDAPEGFRPLSRLADLLPVYTELLSRLSAAGAPWVQLDEPALVSESIDEPRDAVVAAAREAYDVLGAAADRPALFVAAPYGSLDDALPALAATPVEAISLDLVRGSIPSGLDAATASALAAKTLVGGVVDGHNIWRGDLEAAFGKLTELLSLSPDVTVSTSTSLLHVPHDVDDEPELDERLTSWLAFADQKVAQVAVLARGIVDGHESIQEELTAATAALADRASAPGVRVPAVREREAALTEADFRRGAYADRLAAQDAALSLPFLPTTTIGSFPQTADIRRSRAQLAKGLITEAEYLGRMRDEIKRVVDLQEEIGIDVIVHGEPERNDMVQYFAENLEGFAVTRNGWVQSYGSRCTRPSILWGDVWRPAPITVEWSAYTQSLTEKPVKGMLTGPVTILAWSFVRDDQPLGETARQVALALRDEIADLEEAGIRVVQVDEPALRELLPLKKAAQGEYLDWSVGSFRLATSGVANGTQIHTHLCYSEFGVVIDAIRNLDADVTSIEAARSRMEVVHDIQRSGFEHGIGPGVYDIHSPRVPSVAEVTELLETALQAIPGRQLWVNPDCGLKTRGYDETVASLRNIIEATRGVRERAAVSA